ATCGAACGGGGTTGGGTGCGCCGGGAGCGCAGCGAAGAGGATCGCCGTCAGTACGTCCTGGAGCTGGCGGAGGCCGGACAGCGCGCCCGCAGGCGGGTGGAGGACACGCGCAGGCGCATCAGCGTGCGTCTCGTCGCGGAGCTCGACGAGCGGGACTTCGAGGACTTCGACCGGATCATGAAGAAGCTGCTGGCCACGCTCGAGGAGTCACTGGAGGCTCGCTCGAAGCCGTGAGGGCCTCGCCTCACGGTGGAAGAACTGTACGCGAGCACGACTGCCCGGTTCGCGGCGCGCCCGCGCTGCCGTCCAGGGCTTCATTGCCCTACGGCCGTCCTCCCAGGCCATTCTCACTCATCCTGCGACTGTACCGTCCAGACGGTACAGTCAGGGCAGTGGGTATTGACAAGCCAAACCTGGAGAGCACGCCATGGTGCAATCCCGAGCCAAGCAAGCGAAAGATCCCTCGCTGCCAGCCCCCTCGGGCGCGCGGACGTCCGATACCCGCGCCCACATTCTCGACGCGGCGGAGGCCGTCGTCTCCGAGTTCGGGGGACGGGAACTGACCCTGGAGCAGGTGGCCAGGGCGGCCCACTTGAGCAAGGGCGGCCTGTTGTACCACTTCCCCACCAAGACCGCGCTCCTGCAAGGCATGCTGGCGCGCCTGCTCGAACGCGTCGAGGCGGAGTTCCAATCAGATGCCGTCGACTGCACACCGGGCGAGCGGCTGATGGCCTATACGCGCGTC
Above is a window of Cystobacter fuscus DNA encoding:
- a CDS encoding TetR/AcrR family transcriptional regulator; this translates as MVQSRAKQAKDPSLPAPSGARTSDTRAHILDAAEAVVSEFGGRELTLEQVARAAHLSKGGLLYHFPTKTALLQGMLARLLERVEAEFQSDAVDCTPGERLMAYTRVSLHANGKDKRLGAALLAVLADDPSLLEPLRAFYRARFAELRGLGADQGRALVTLLAVEGLFLLELLDLSDLSTDERNMLERTLNALADTRTPGGAHV